TTGGAAAAATTACAGGAATTCCTGAAAACTATTCAGTAAATGGGGCTGCTGTGAATGCACAAGGTAAAGTAGTCATTGCAAGTGCCAAAGGAGCAGGATTATACGAAGTGGATTTAAAGTCCCTTCAGGCCAAACTTCTTCCTGGTGAAGAGAAACCTCACATCTATGACCTGGCCAGTAAATATTTTGCAAACGACAGAATAGCATCATCTAGCGCATTAGCAGGAATTGATATTTATCCGACAAGAGTTGATGAACATCTTATCAATATCAGTGTAAATGATAAAACAGTAAAAGGAAATCTTAAACTTACGGTCTTTGATTTCTCGGGTAAAAGTATCATGAAACAGGATTTTGTTGTAAAAGATGGTTCGCTGAATCAACAGCTTTATCTGAATAATATAGTTAGTGGAGCCTATATGATCAATATAACCAATGAATCCGGGAAAATATTATTAAATAAAAAAATTCTTGTGACAGAATAAGTTACATTAATTATACACAGAATTCTCGTTAACTTTGCAGAAAATTAAAGCCCTTTTCAATTAATTTTTGAGAAGGGTTTTTAATGATTATTTGATATTCAATAAATTTTATTTTTCGATATTAAAATGTATTTTTATAAAAAAATCTAGGATGAAGCTATACTTTAATGTAGGATATAATGCCAAAGCCGGAGAGAATCTTCAGTTGGTAACCGTAGATGAGGAAGGTACCGCAGTACAATCCTATACAATGTTTTACGCTGAAAACGGATTATGGAAATGTGAAGTAGATTATTTTTCAAAGACCATATCGTACAAGTATCGGCTTACAGATGGGAAAGGTAATATTCTGAGGGAGGAATTTGTACAGCATCATCTTAATTTCCCTCACAACTATAAAGAGTTTGTGATTTTTGACGAATGGAATAATAAAAATTTCCCTGAAAATTACTTAAACAATAAGATTCTTTATAACAAGCTTAATCAGTTTGTTCCTGAAAAAGTGACCGTTCTGAAAAAGCATACCCATCTTTTCAGAATTGAGGCACCCATCTATAATCCGGACTGGAAAATTGTACTCTTTGGAAGTACAGCCTCACTTGGAAACTGGAATTATGATAAAGCTATTCATCTTTCACAGACCGATTTCGGAATTTGGGAAGTCTCTGTTGAAATCCCTGAAAATGAATTTATTCAATTCAAATACTGTATTTATGATGTTAAAGAAGGAAAAGTAATTGATGTAGAAACAGGAGAAAACAGGTTTACGCTGGCTAATCCTTTGGAAGATGTTCTTCAGATAGTTTCCAATCATTATTTCAGATTTAAAGGATATCAGATGTATCATGATGCGGGAGTAGCCGTTCCTGTGTTTTCTCTGAGAAGCGAAAATGGTTTTGGAGTAGGGGAATTTTCTGATATTAAAGAGCTGGCAGACTGGACAAAGGAAACCAATCTGGGAATTATCCAGATTCTGCCAATCAATGATACTACAGCTAATTATTCCTGGACGGATTCTTATCCTTATGCAGCTGTTTCTGTGTATGCACTTCATCCGCAGTATATTTCATTGGAAAGCCTTGATTTCCCTTTACCGGAATCTTTAGTTTTAGAGTATCAGTCTGAAAAAGAAGCTTTAAATGCCCTTGATCTGATTGATTATGAGAAAATGATTGAAGGCAAATGGAAATATCTAAAAGCGGTTTTTAACGCAGAAAAAGATAAGATTTATAAAGACCGGAATTTTAAGAAGTTTATAAAAGATAATGATCATTGGCTTCTTCCTTACGCCGCTTTCTGTGTGCTTCGGGATAAATATAAAACTCCGAATTTCAACGAATGGAAAACCCATAAAAAATATATTGCAGGGAAAATAGCTCCGTTTTTCACCAGCAAGAGCAAAGATTATGATGCTTCAATGCTTCATGCATGGGTACAGTATCAGCTTCATTTGCAGTTGAAAGATGCTGTGGATTATACCCATAAATTGGGGATTTCGTTAAAAGGCGATCTTCCAATCGGTATTTACAGGTATTCTGTAGAAGCATGGACAGAACCGGAATTGTTTGGAATGGATTTCCAGGCAGGAGCACCACCAGATCAATTTACAGAATTAGGACAGAACTGGGAATTCCCAACGTATAACTGGGAAGCTATGAAGGCCGATGATTACAGATGGTGGAAAAATCGTTTCAAAGCATTGGAACAATATTTTGATGCGATGAGAATTGATCATATCTTGGGCTTTTTCAGAATATGGAGAATGCCGATCTCCGCTGTGCAAGGAATTTTGGGATATTTTTATCCGGCAGTTCCTATCGTTACAGAAGAATTTAAGGCATGGAATATCTCATTTGATTTTAACCGATACTGTAAACCATTTATCAATGACAAGATCCTGTGGGATTACTTTGGTGAAAATACCACTGAAGCATTAAAATATATTAACCATAATAGTGACGGAACCTATTCATTTAAAGAAGAATTTGATACTCAAAGAAAAATATCCGATTTTTTTAAAAAGAATCCTGGAAGCTCAATAGAAGATAAGCTTATTTCACTATGTGCGAATGTATTGTTTCTTACTGAAGAGAGAAACGGAGAAACGGTTTATCACCCGAGATTTAATGTTTATAACACAGAGTCTTACCAATACCTGCCTGAATGGGATCAGAAAGCAATTTATGACTTGTATCACGACTATTTCTTCAGAAGACAGGACCATCTTTGGTATGAGAAAGCCATGGAAAAACTTCCGGTTATCCTGAATGCAACCAAGATGCTGATCTGTGGAGAAGACCTTGGAATGGTACCTTCCTGTGTACCTGTTGTCATGGATGAACTGGCTATTATCGCCCTGAAAGTGCAACGCATGCCTTCTGAAAATATTCCGTTTTATAATCCTAAAAATGCAGATTATATGAACGTGGTAACTGCTTCTTCCCATGACAGCTCTACTTTACGGCAATGGTGGAAGGAAGATCCTGCTTTGACACAGAAATACTTTAATCAACAGCTGATTCAGTATGGAAAAGCCCCTGAAGAAATGGAGGCACATCTGGCGGAAATCATCATAAAGCAACATCTTTACAATGAGGCGATGCTGGCTATTTTCCCAATTCAGGAATTTATGGCAACAGATCCGGAGCTGACAAACAAAAATATAGATAACGAAAGAATTAACGACCCTGCCGTATTTCCACATTACTGGCGTTACAGGATGCATCTGAAACTGAAAGATCTCAAAGCCAGCACAAACTTCAATGAAAAGATAAAACATTGGATAAAAGATAGTGGTAGAATGTAAAATTAACAATTGATTATCAGTCATTTAATAATAAATTGAAAGAAGTTTTATCTTAGGATTTAACTTCTTTTTTTTATTTACATCAAAGAAGTAGAATAGAGATATTCTGCTATATACTAACCAATTAACGACTATCGGGATGAAAAAAATATTTTTGGGATTTGCTTTGGGACTGGCAGCTTTGTCTTCCGCCCAGCAATATCCAAATAACGGATGGGGAGACGACGGATATTATCAAAATGGGAACGGTTATTATTCTGATGAAGATGACCGAAATTATTTCCCTGATGATTATTACTACAATTATCCTCAGGATTATTATCCAAGCGAGTATTACCAGAACTATTATAGCGACTACCGAAACAGTGTTGTCAATATCAACTGGAATGTTTTCTTCAGACAAAACGGGCTGAACCGTTGGCAGATTGATCAGATTTTGCGGCTGAATAATCTGTATGCAAGTTTTTCAGCTTGGGATAACTTTTACCGATATAATCCGGACAGATGGTATTACGACAGATTCTATGCGCTGGAAAGAATTTTAGGACCAAGAGTATTCGTGGTATTCCAGAATAATTATTATCACGGAGGAAGCCCAATCGTTTATTTCCAGAATTACAGAAGAACATACTATGCTCCGAGATATGCAGTAATGCCGAGATACAGAAATGTGAATATCAATATTTATCGTGTTGACCGGTCAAGATTCAGCAGAATGGATAATCCTAGTTTTAATGGATTCAGAGGAAGTGACAGACCGAACAACGGATTCAGAGGACCGGTAAGAGACGGCAGCAATAGTGGCGGTTTCCGTAATCAGGCAGATAACAGAGACAGATCCAATAATTCCGGAGGATTCCGAAACGACAATAACGGGGGAAGAAGTAATGGTGGATTCAGAAGAGAATCTGATAACAATAACGGAACCAGAGGTGGATTTGGAAATAATGGAGGTTTCAGAGGAAACAGTGAAATAAAAAGAGATGCTCCGAGAAGAGAAAACAGTAACGGAGGATTCAGAGGAAATAATAATGGTTTCAGATCTGAAAGCTCCTCTCCA
This region of Chryseobacterium vaccae genomic DNA includes:
- a CDS encoding 4-alpha-glucanotransferase, whose translation is MKLYFNVGYNAKAGENLQLVTVDEEGTAVQSYTMFYAENGLWKCEVDYFSKTISYKYRLTDGKGNILREEFVQHHLNFPHNYKEFVIFDEWNNKNFPENYLNNKILYNKLNQFVPEKVTVLKKHTHLFRIEAPIYNPDWKIVLFGSTASLGNWNYDKAIHLSQTDFGIWEVSVEIPENEFIQFKYCIYDVKEGKVIDVETGENRFTLANPLEDVLQIVSNHYFRFKGYQMYHDAGVAVPVFSLRSENGFGVGEFSDIKELADWTKETNLGIIQILPINDTTANYSWTDSYPYAAVSVYALHPQYISLESLDFPLPESLVLEYQSEKEALNALDLIDYEKMIEGKWKYLKAVFNAEKDKIYKDRNFKKFIKDNDHWLLPYAAFCVLRDKYKTPNFNEWKTHKKYIAGKIAPFFTSKSKDYDASMLHAWVQYQLHLQLKDAVDYTHKLGISLKGDLPIGIYRYSVEAWTEPELFGMDFQAGAPPDQFTELGQNWEFPTYNWEAMKADDYRWWKNRFKALEQYFDAMRIDHILGFFRIWRMPISAVQGILGYFYPAVPIVTEEFKAWNISFDFNRYCKPFINDKILWDYFGENTTEALKYINHNSDGTYSFKEEFDTQRKISDFFKKNPGSSIEDKLISLCANVLFLTEERNGETVYHPRFNVYNTESYQYLPEWDQKAIYDLYHDYFFRRQDHLWYEKAMEKLPVILNATKMLICGEDLGMVPSCVPVVMDELAIIALKVQRMPSENIPFYNPKNADYMNVVTASSHDSSTLRQWWKEDPALTQKYFNQQLIQYGKAPEEMEAHLAEIIIKQHLYNEAMLAIFPIQEFMATDPELTNKNIDNERINDPAVFPHYWRYRMHLKLKDLKASTNFNEKIKHWIKDSGRM